In Desulfonatronovibrio magnus, the following proteins share a genomic window:
- a CDS encoding tyrosine-type recombinase/integrase — EDKIRELNPVHCFRHSCAINMLNSGYSLTDIKNHLGHENLQSTMVYLKLDLTRKKELQKKFIEYTQNQIKDEKLDELINWENEQETLNWLDSL, encoded by the coding sequence GAAGACAAAATCAGAGAACTAAATCCGGTTCATTGTTTCCGGCACTCGTGCGCCATCAATATGCTCAACTCGGGCTACAGCCTGACCGATATCAAAAACCATCTTGGCCATGAAAATCTTCAATCCACCATGGTCTACCTCAAACTGGACCTGACCAGAAAAAAAGAGTTGCAAAAAAAGTTCATTGAATACACCCAAAATCAGATTAAAGACGAAAAGCTTGATGAACTGATCAACTGGGAAAACGAGCAGGAAACTCTAAACTGGCTGGACAGCCTGTAA